A region from the Cellvibrio sp. PSBB006 genome encodes:
- the prfC gene encoding peptide chain release factor 3, which translates to MTELTSELAKRRTFAIISHPDAGKTTITEKLLLWGNAIQLAGSVKGKRGPHAKSDWMTMEQERGISVTSSVMQFPYKGRVVNLLDTPGHEDFSEDTYRTLTAVDSVLMMIDGAKGVEDRTIKLMEVCRLRDTPILSFINKMDRESRDPVDLLDEIERVLKITSAPINWPLGSGKDFVGVYNFYTDTIHVYQQGKGHTIPEDVQIKGLDSAEATKILGSYASDIREEIEFVRGATNQFDINEYLAGRMTPVFFGTALGNFGVREMLDGFVEWAPTPRSRAAKERTVEAGEEKFSGFIFKIQANMDPKHRDRIAFMRVCSGVYRQGMKMRHVRLAKDIRIADAVTFMAGDRSAVDEALAGDIIGLHNHGTIQIGDTFTEGEELKFTGIPHFAPELFRRIRLKDPLKAKQLQKGLQQLSEEGSTQVFFPLNNNDIVVGAVGVLQFEVVAYRLKDEYKVEAMYEQVNVTTARWVDCADAKKLEEFKRKCADNLALDGGGHLTYLAPTRVNLSLTEERHPDVRFRATREH; encoded by the coding sequence ATGACTGAATTAACCAGCGAGCTGGCCAAACGCCGCACTTTTGCCATTATTTCCCACCCGGATGCCGGTAAAACCACCATTACAGAAAAATTATTGTTATGGGGAAATGCCATTCAATTGGCCGGCTCGGTTAAAGGTAAACGCGGACCCCACGCAAAATCTGACTGGATGACCATGGAGCAAGAGCGGGGAATTTCAGTCACTTCATCCGTCATGCAATTTCCTTACAAGGGGCGGGTCGTCAATTTATTAGATACCCCCGGCCACGAAGACTTTTCTGAAGATACCTACCGAACCCTGACCGCAGTCGACTCTGTCTTAATGATGATTGACGGTGCCAAGGGGGTAGAGGATCGCACGATTAAATTGATGGAGGTTTGTCGTCTACGTGACACGCCGATTCTGTCATTCATTAACAAGATGGATCGTGAGAGCCGCGACCCGGTGGACTTGTTGGATGAAATTGAACGCGTATTGAAAATTACCTCCGCACCCATAAACTGGCCTCTTGGATCAGGAAAGGACTTCGTCGGCGTTTATAATTTTTATACCGACACTATTCACGTCTATCAGCAAGGTAAAGGCCACACCATTCCGGAAGATGTTCAAATCAAAGGTCTGGATAGCGCAGAAGCCACCAAAATATTGGGCAGCTACGCCAGCGATATTCGCGAGGAAATTGAGTTTGTTCGTGGAGCAACGAATCAGTTTGATATCAATGAATATCTTGCCGGACGGATGACGCCAGTGTTTTTTGGGACGGCTTTGGGGAACTTTGGTGTACGTGAAATGCTGGATGGATTTGTCGAGTGGGCTCCCACACCGCGCAGCCGCGCCGCAAAAGAGCGAACGGTAGAAGCCGGTGAAGAGAAATTCAGTGGGTTTATCTTTAAGATTCAGGCAAATATGGACCCCAAGCATCGCGACCGCATCGCATTTATGCGTGTCTGCTCTGGTGTTTACCGTCAGGGTATGAAGATGCGTCATGTCCGCCTGGCAAAAGATATCAGGATTGCCGATGCAGTGACTTTTATGGCTGGTGACCGCAGTGCGGTAGACGAGGCGCTGGCTGGGGACATCATCGGTCTGCATAATCACGGCACTATCCAGATTGGTGATACCTTCACCGAAGGTGAAGAATTGAAATTCACGGGCATTCCTCACTTTGCTCCAGAATTGTTTCGCCGCATTCGTTTAAAAGATCCACTCAAAGCCAAGCAACTACAAAAAGGGTTGCAACAGTTGTCCGAAGAAGGTTCAACGCAGGTGTTCTTCCCGCTAAACAATAACGATATTGTGGTTGGTGCGGTCGGTGTATTGCAGTTTGAAGTGGTGGCCTACCGCTTGAAAGACGAATACAAAGTGGAGGCTATGTACGAGCAGGTCAACGTCACGACCGCGCGTTGGGTTGATTGTGCTGACGCTAAAAAACTGGAAGAATTCAAGCGTAAATGTGCCGATAACCTGGCATTGGATGGCGGTGGCCATTTGACTTATCTGGCTCCTACAAGAGTCAACTTGTCATTGACGGAAGAGCGTCACCCGGATGTCCGCTTCCGCGCAACGCGAGAGCATTAA
- a CDS encoding MATE family efflux transporter produces the protein MAQSLQATLIEGQVPQQLKNMAVPMVWGLMATMSLNAVDTFFIAQVGREPLAALSFTFPVIMVLTSLGIGLGAGTSSAVARAIGEGDALTAQRLATDAMSLTLLVSVVMCLIGWILLEPLFLALGATPELIPLIRSYMSIWFFSAPCLMVPMVSLAALRAMGMSNIQGYLMSGAAVLNAVLDPIFIFGLLGVPALGLQGAAIATLITRVLMVLVALYILRYRVRMLINPFIGWLQLRASWSVIVQVGIPAMVANVIVPLASAVVVMMVARYGTDAVAGLGIAMRVEPLALIVFYALSGVIGPFFGQNLGAGKYERLIEAQRVLTVFCLGFGVLLAVILWLCGDLIAGVFGDHAEVIEVTVLYLTIVPFSYGAYGVVMSVNAAFNGLGHPWPAMLISAGRVLYIFLPLAFLGQWLWQMTGIFIATAAANLIMGFWAWSWLKGYIQRTQSEGRTTL, from the coding sequence ATGGCGCAATCGCTACAAGCTACCCTGATTGAGGGCCAGGTTCCGCAACAACTCAAAAACATGGCCGTTCCCATGGTGTGGGGCTTGATGGCCACCATGTCGCTTAATGCCGTAGATACTTTCTTTATCGCGCAAGTGGGTAGAGAGCCCCTGGCGGCGCTGAGTTTTACCTTTCCCGTCATCATGGTGCTGACCAGCCTTGGCATTGGCTTGGGAGCAGGCACCTCATCGGCTGTAGCACGAGCAATAGGCGAAGGCGACGCGCTCACCGCGCAACGTCTTGCTACTGATGCGATGAGCCTGACGCTGCTTGTTTCCGTTGTTATGTGCTTGATCGGCTGGATATTACTGGAGCCATTATTTTTGGCGTTGGGTGCTACCCCGGAGCTGATTCCACTGATTCGCAGTTACATGTCAATCTGGTTTTTCAGCGCGCCCTGTTTAATGGTACCCATGGTCAGCTTGGCCGCATTGCGAGCCATGGGTATGAGCAATATTCAAGGCTATCTGATGAGCGGCGCCGCGGTGCTCAACGCGGTTCTGGACCCTATATTCATCTTTGGATTACTCGGCGTGCCCGCGTTGGGCTTGCAAGGGGCTGCTATCGCTACCCTTATCACGCGTGTGTTGATGGTACTGGTCGCGCTTTATATTCTGCGCTATCGCGTCAGGATGTTGATCAATCCTTTCATTGGTTGGCTGCAACTCCGTGCCTCCTGGAGTGTAATTGTGCAAGTTGGCATTCCTGCCATGGTTGCCAACGTCATTGTCCCCCTGGCCAGTGCGGTGGTGGTCATGATGGTGGCCCGGTACGGTACGGATGCAGTAGCCGGACTGGGTATAGCCATGCGCGTTGAGCCCTTGGCGCTAATTGTTTTTTATGCCTTGTCGGGCGTTATTGGTCCGTTCTTTGGCCAAAATCTCGGTGCTGGAAAGTACGAGCGGCTGATTGAAGCCCAGCGAGTTCTGACCGTATTTTGTTTGGGTTTTGGCGTATTGTTAGCAGTGATCTTGTGGCTATGTGGCGACCTGATTGCGGGCGTTTTCGGCGATCATGCTGAAGTGATTGAAGTCACCGTGCTTTACCTGACGATAGTACCGTTCAGTTACGGGGCCTATGGTGTGGTCATGTCCGTTAATGCTGCATTTAATGGCCTCGGGCACCCTTGGCCTGCCATGCTGATTTCGGCGGGGCGAGTGCTGTATATCTTCTTGCCCCTCGCATTCCTCGGACAGTGGTTGTGGCAGATGACAGGTATTTTTATTGCAACGGCAGCCGCTAACCTGATTATGGGATTCTGGGCCTGGAGCTGGTTGAAAGGATATATCCAGCGCACCCAAAGTGAAGGGCGAACTACGCTATAA